Genomic DNA from Nicotiana tabacum cultivar K326 chromosome 21, ASM71507v2, whole genome shotgun sequence:
ATTGTTAATTTTCAATTCATCGTCTTAAAATATACTCCCTTGTTCCAAtaacattttaaaatatatacataatattttCATCTTGATAATCTCACGTCACGTGAGTTCTATAGTTCTTGGGTTTGGGATAAATCATCATTATGGCTTAGTGGCCTAGGAGGCTGATGATGGTGACAGAAGATAACTCGAAATTCTTCGCTTAAGATTGATTTGGACAAGTGACAAATCTTTGGGACACTAAAATCCCTATTCTTGTAGGGATACAAGTGTTATTAAATCTTGCAACATAAATAAGGAAACCTTTCCTAGACGCTGAACCAAGAGCAATGAAAAGACAAGCAGCCACTATTCGCTATTCGGGTTTTGCTTGTCTCTTGTAGCAAATTAGCTTATCATCATAAAGCTGCAGGGCCCATTAAAAAAATTAACATTCGTAGATCGTTTGTTGTGTATTCACTAGACTAGATGGCTTTTCATAGCAATCTCTAATCCCTCAAATCCTATCATCAGTTATAGCAGTTCCTGCAACCTCACAATCTCAGCAACACAAAATAAATCATAGCCTGCAGCTGTTCCTTTATCAGCCTAGTTGAAGACTCGAAGCCCGTTTTAATAGAAAACCATCATTAGGCTCCAATATCTCACTAGTACGCATAAGAATCTATGTCCCCCAATAAAGTATTTAAAGATTTCTTAGCATAAAAACGATATCTTAATTTCTGATGAATGTTTAACATCAAACGTAACCAAAGAAAGATAATCCAATATTTTGTTAGGTCGCGCCTCACACCTCAACTAAAACAAATTCAGAAATTTAGAAGACAAGCACCATATTCAGACAGAATCCAAATCAAACAAGTCTAAGCTCCAGGAATCTCGGGTTCTGCCTCAACGGTCTCATCAGCTGGTCGATCCAACTTCACGCCAACATCTTCTGAATAGTCGCCATGAACCTGTAAAAAGAAGACTCTCATTATTAGGTTCAAAAACAGATGTTACTTGAACTATCCACGCATGGTGGTCAATGTCATGAACGGAAACAGAAAACAATGCGATCTTACCTCCATCAGCTTGCCAATATCAAATTTTGGGGCCTTAAGGATCTTCACTTTGCGAATATAAACATTTTGCAGTGGGAAGATGCTTGAAGTCGCTTTCTCAATCTCTCTACCAATTGACTCGGGGATGAATTTTGCGACCAACTCCTTCAGGTCACAGGAACTTGCTTGGTTTCTCATGATCTCAACCATTTTCCGACGGATCTAacacaataaaacaaacatgtcAATAAGTAACTGAAAGTGAACTTGCAAGATAATATTAAATAAGTGAGATCAAGTAGAAGCACCACAAACCTGACGGATCTGGCTGCTCTGAGCATAACATGTCCGCTTCTGCTGGTTTGGACGTTTCTTTGTAAAAGCAATGCAGAACATCCTGAGAGTGTAGCTATCTGTAGTCTTGACATCCACATGAGCCTCAATCAATGTCTGCCACTTCTTTACCAGAGACCTCAACTTGTCTGTTGTgaaatccattccctgaagttaCTCAACAGCAAGTTAAAATTCAGTCCATAAAAGAAAAGGCTATTCTACAGTCATGAAGAAATGATAGTCTAAAACGGATCTCTTCTTACCCAGAAGTTTGTGAGGACATTCTTCCCTTGCACATCTTCTGCCCTCAAGCGAATCTTCCTGAAAGATTGATCCTCATCCTTCTGAAGATCAGCCAAACTGACTTCAAATACTCTGTGTTTTAGTCCTTCCGAAGCAATCTGGAGGCACAAGGGGATAAATGCACTTTTTAAGTGAAATTGCACTTGCATTCATATACATCTATATTTAAAAGATGAAAAGTTCCACCATACCATAGGATGATCAGACCATAATCGGCAAAACACATACTTTATGAAGAGGGGGTTTCAGGAGTTAAAAGTCATCCAAAACAATCTAGACTACAAACTACCTGGAACAGTTAAAATACAGTTTAACCAAATCAAAGGTGAAGGGACTAAAAATTAGAATCCCACACATCTATGTTCTATAGCAAACTACTACTATGCTTATGCCTCATTTTCAAACTAGTTGGTATGCGAGTCTATTACATAAACCATCAATATCATCATTTGCAGCCTCAAAATGGTCAAAGCCAGTGATCTTTTGACGCTTTAAGCATAAGGAGCAATTAACACGTGGGGGTGCATCGATCAATAGATAAGTATAAAGACAAACAACAATTATGTTAGCAAAGGCATTAAAAAAACTACTGCCAATTTATGAAGTAGAAAACTCATATTAATCAAAGATTAAGAGCCATAGTAAAGTTCCACTGAATGAAAAAAATACAGTTCTAGGTTTCTAGTACATATTCAGTGACTTGTTTTGAAACATCTAATTTCTCATTCCTAATCACCTATATACTCATTAATAATGCTTTCTTAACAATCAATACATGGAATTCTCAACTACATTTTGTTTAGTGTGCCCCTCTTCAAGATATATATGCTCCAAGGGGCCTAGAATGCAGCCTCCTTATGCAAGCTGAAGAACCCTCACTAAGCTTCATGGACTGAGCCTTACGGGCACCTTTAATGACACACTGATTTGGACACTGTTTCCTTCCAATACTGCGTCCTAACACATTCAACAGAGGACTCATCATAAATTGACTAGTTTTATTTGACAATGAACCAACCACAGCCCTCttcctttattatttttttaggaacAACACTCTACCTTTATCCAAAATGTAGCTCATATAGATGGAAGGAACTAGAGAGCTAACTACATGTTCAATTGTTCATTATGTTTAGAGTTCGTAACAATCTCATCAATTTTTAAATCTACGTATGAGATAGAACCCATTGTGCAGCAACTTCATTTATATTTCCCCAACATTCGGGAAGTCAAGGTGTAGATATGGGCTCGCCCACATTTCACAACCGAATTACTCCAGTTTGCAGCCTAGAAACTCCACTCAAGTTTGTTTTATATTAATTAATCACATTCCTATATATTTGTTATCTAATTATCCTTGTACGCCAtaacaactacaacaacaacaacaacaaaatacccAATGTGATCCCACGAATGGGGTCTAGGAAGGTTGGgggtgtacgcagaccttacccctaccttgtgtgAAGTAGATAGATTATTTCCGATAGGCCCCAGCTCAAGAAAAGCATTTTCAAATAAGGTTTGAAAAATACAAGAGTATAGAAAAAACTAAGGTGAAAaataatgaagaagaaaaaatattgtCATCAAAAATAGTAAAGATAACCAAAGCAAAAGAAACAATAGTAATAAATTTGAAGaataagataataataataataacaacaacaacaataataataataataatgacaataataAGGCAAAAAGGGAGCAAATAAGGTAATCTAAACTATAGCCATGCTCTCCCACAAAAAAGAGATAAATTGCTCGACTACTTACTAACTTTCTACCCTAAAGCTCGACCTCCATGCTTTCCTCTCTAGGGTCATGTCTTCGATGAGCTGAATATGTGTCATGTCCTATCTAATCTCATCTCCCTATTCTTccttggcctacctctacctctccttggATCTATCGTTGTCAAACTTTCGCATCTCACTCCCACCTAGCCCAGAACCATCTTAGTCACTCCCACCTTGCCCCCTATATCTTCGTTCTTAATCTTACCTCTCCTAGTATGCTCACATATCCATCTAAAGAAATAACAAAAAGAGGCTCCTAAAACGGGTATAGAGATGAACTAGTCCAGAACTACTATAAATGATAACCAAAATAATCCAAAACCAAAAGCAACAGGCATAAGCTTAACAGAATAACAGGagaaaaaagaagtagaaaatgaGGAAGATAATAAAACCTTAGTACCCTGAGTCCTAGTGACCAGGGTCTTGCCAACGTTCTTGATATCAAATACTGATGGTGCCTTTATGTCATACCAGTCCTTCTTTGCGTAAGGATCCGCCCTGCCCACATTTTCACCACACCCAATTTAGTACGTCGACATTTACACCCAAAAACTAAAACAGAATTATTCAAAAACTTACGCCTTCTTCTTTCCTCCTTTCTTTCCCTTTGAAATCCTCTTGTTCTTACTGCACAAGAATGTAACATCAGAatcgaaaaaaaaacaaaatgataaaaataaatcagTAATATGACATAAGAGTTAGAAAAAGTGGAGCGGGCGAGAGATACCCGACAGCCATCTTGGGAAGGAGATGTTGCAGCTGCTTTTGGACGAGGTGTGGGGGGTTTGGGAGAAGGGGAAGCTGAGGCTATAAGGCTGCAAAACCCTAGTTCTCTTTCAGCAAGTACTGCTTGACTTTTTGGGCTTAGTTATAAGCCATAGGCTACAATAATGGGCCAGAAAGTTATTGGATGCCCATTGACTTTTATGAAGAGTATCACATTACTTATTTGGCCTATAAACATCTAAATCGATTTGGCCCATTATCaaagatttaattaatggaatACTTGATTTTGATTTAGGCCTAATACGTTTGTGGCCACTTAAAGTTGCCATGACTTTTTATTTTCACACTTTAACTAGAGTTTGTTCCTGTTAGACACTTTAACATGATTGAAAATGGGGGCAAGTGCACAAATAGCCATTCTCAGGGATGTTATTTAAGGATTAGTCAGTACTTTTTTTGTcctaaaattttaaactaaaaatcttaaattcAGGACAACTCATGATATTTTTGAACtaaaaaaattgaaatccaaaacgTACTAGCTAATTCTTAAATAGCAGCCCTTTAAAGAGGCTACCTGATGTCGTTTCTACTTAAAAATATACCTATTAAACACAAAATGCTGACattgcaacaaaaaaaaaatattgcaaatatATCTTAAGCTAAtcaaaataatatattttctttccccTTAAAAGCTCTTTATCTTCTCTCCATACTACCTATCACCCTTCGTCGCTGCCTCCCcactcttctgcttcttcttccttgTATTGCCaccatttttcataaaattttattttcttaaaaaaggAAAGACAAAAAAGTAATAAGAAGAAAATAGTTGAAGATAAGATATGGTTTTCTTTTACAGCAAAAAAAGAATGGACTCAAAATAGTAATGGCAAATTGAAGCTAGATAATTAGTTAGTATACTAGACCCTAATCTATATATGAAATAGAAAATTCTCGGGAGTACAATGATCATAGAACTCCTTGCCCTCAAAATTAATATTAATTATCTTCTTGGGTCTTTTTTCCCAACAAGCTATGAGATTCTTTCCAGCAAGCTATGATAGTACCTATGTGTAAATAGAGAAAAAAGTAAATACATAGACAGTCTGTTACACTTGTCACTATTTTTCATTTAGACGCTTCAATTGCAACTGTGACCTCTATATTGGAATTGTGTCTATTGAGCACCTCACATAAACTCTCACAGAAAAATAAACCGCGTGATTGTCAATCGCTCAGAAATAGCATACCAACGAATCAGTGAATAACatgtgaaaaataaaagaaagacaaaaaatatacCCTTCTCTGATTTCCTTCCTCTCTCCTCATGTTGCGTCTTCATCACCCTTCTATGTTACTTTTTTCTCCCTTCTATGTTAATTAGTTTGGGGAAGTTGTCGATCTTAGTCCTGTTAGGGGCAAAAATTGACAATCATGGGTTTGAATTTCTTGCTTATGAGGATCAGAGAAGCACAAATCTTGATGCGGGTTTGTCTTTATCTCTaagtttttctctttctttatttttattctggTATTATTTAGCAATTTTATACTAGGTTTTGAAGGTAACTTAAATGGCGTTCAAATTTTAGTTGAATAATACACAGAGGAAAAAATGAGAAGAGTGGGGTGTCTGAGTGCTTTCCACAAGGGTGAATGCGTTTGTGGTGCTTCGTACAAGTTCTATGATGTCGTTTATTAGCATTAAGCAGTTTCTTTCTTTAAATTTCATCTGCTTTTACATTGTTGTAGTTAGGAATATCACTTCTTAATGTGAAGAAATTGTATTAGTTGGTCTATATAAGAGAACTTATGTGCTTTGCTGTTCAAACGTAACATCTAGAACGAATAATAAATAATGCATGTAATTAATGGTGttaataagaagaaagaaaaaaacacagGGGGTCGAAAATGGTGGAACTAACCGGAGATAAGGTTAGATAGAATATAAGTGTGGATAGAGAATAAGATGCTAGGTAATTTTTAGACATTCGCCATTATTTAGTCCACTCACGCGCTCAAACTTGGGTGAGAATCACACTTTGTGCCAGGTCAACATGAGGTGCTCAATAGGCATAGTTTGAATATAGTTCGAGTGTCTAATAGATCACTGCTGCAATTGAGATGTCTAAGTGAAAAATAGTGACAAGTTTAAGGGGTTGACTATATATTTGGCCAGGAAAAAAGTATCTGATAGTTTTGCTGGTATGTATGTTGCTGAAGACCAAAAATAGCGGAGAAGATAAATAGAAAAGGGATGACAAAACCAGTGGCAGGAGGGTATTTGATAATAGGATTTCTGTTTTGTTTCTGGGTTGAAACATTTTTATATTACTAGGTTGCGCGCGTACCCCGTGCAAATATATATACACTACTAGAAAAGATGAATTACCTTGGGATTAAATTTTCAGATTTACCTACGGATTTTCTTGCCAAAATTTAAAATTCTTAAGTTTGTAGAATATTATACATACGAATTTAATTTTCCCCGATAAATCTGCAGGTAGTTTTGGAGCCATTAGGTGCAAACGTATTACCTGGGAATTTACATGGAAAAATAATCGGCAAGTCCTCTATCCGTAGGTGAATTTGTAGGTAGAtgaacaaaaaaataatttttgtttgtttgtgagTTGGCAGAAAATTTCCCAGATAATTGTCATGCGGAGTTTGCTGCGGATTATTTCATGGGGATGTACCTGGGGATTTATTTTTTCTAAGGAATTACCTGGGgttatttttctacaattttacatgaaaaatattttttggggaATTACTAGGGAATTTATGTACCAAGGGAAATACTTGGGGATATATTGTTTGGGTTTCACCTTCGAATATTTTCGTGAGGATTTATATGGGGACTTATATACATGGGAAAATTACCTGGGGATTATCTATTGTTGTATTACTTGGGAATTCTTTTATAGCGATTTACCTGTTGATTTATTTACCTAGGAAAAATTCCTGGGGATTTACCTGAGGATTTCCATCACTCTGGGATTTATCTTTTTTTCTTGCATAGGGATTTACTTGCTCCGAGCTTGAGTCAGAATATTGTCTTTGAAAATTACAGATGTTGTTTGAGAATTTTATAACTTACTGAATTATTTATGCATCGATTTAGCTGAAAATTTATTGTCTTTTTGTGGTTAAGTTTATTATATAATTACAAATAAAAAAATGTACCACAACACTATTTGTTAAATTTTGTGAGTCAGACAATGAAATAAACCTAAATATTGATATAAAGCGTAGAGATCATCGTTGATAAGTTTCCAAGCTAATCAGAGGGCATGGGAATAAGTTACAAGTAATAGTAAAGAATTATTTTACCTTAAGACTaagataaattaaaatttatgtTTGGAACACAATTATCATATTGAAGAAGTTCGATAGTAGAGAAAGTGTATAAGTTTATTCTATGTGCATATTTTTTATACGTCCCCATTCTTTTTACATGACCCTAGCTAGATTATATTAACCAGTATGGACGATAAATGATCATCGTTGTGTAGTTAATGAATGTGGGGAAGATAGAAACTGTATAAACATAGGGATTTTGAGAAAATCATGGGGTACACACAAATTTAAGAAACATTTCAATTTGATTTCATAGGgtttacaaaatattttttgtgtGAAGAAGTTACTAATGACTTAGTGTATACGATAAAATTGGTTGGTGATAGTTAGATGAATGAAGAGATGACACGTAGAGTTGAAGGCAGGTAAGATGTGAGTCAACAAGTAGTCGACGTCGGCTGCCAACATGTGGACAACGCTGGATGAGACCCGAAGGCAGAGTAGTCGACGATAAAGGTTCAACATATTGTATCGGGTAGCATTCCATGAGCGGGCCACAGTTCATAGGTTCCAAAGTCACAAAGTTTTTGGAAATATTGAAGATAAAATGAATTACATCTTCACCATACCACCGGAGTGCTAATGGACAAGCGGAGTCGACCAACAAGGTAAttatttaaaaccttaaaaaaaGTTAGAGGATGCTAAAGGCAAGTAGCCGGATAAGCTACCGAGTGTATTATAGGCATACAGGACCACGACGAAGTCGAGCATGGGTGAAACACCCTTTTCACTTGTATATGATTCAGAGGCTTTGATACCGGTGTAAGTGGGGGAACCAACCTTGAGTTTTTTTCGAGCAAACGAAGAAGCAAACAATGAAGCATTGCTAGTTAAATTGGATTTACTTAAAGAGCACCAGGATCTGGCATATGTGAGGACGGTGGCACAAAAGCAAAGGATGAAAAGATATTACATCCGCAGAGTGAATCTCCGATATTTCAAAGTCGGGAATTTGGTTCTAAGAAAAGTCACTCAAAGTACTCAGGAAGTTAATGCCGGGAAGCTGGgaccaacatgggaaggcccttaCCGGGTTTCAGCTATAATCGGTAAAAGTTCGTATGAATTGGAAGATTAAGTGGAGTCAAATTTTCAAGAAATTGGAACGTGacccacctcaaaaggtattattgctAAAGATCCTTGCTGGTACTGAAAGTATgcgctgcactctttttttcttcgatcagtttttgtcccaattgggtttttctcgcaagatttttaatgaggcagtaatgtaaagcatactacgaaggaaggATCGTCGGCAAATGCAGGACTTCCAAAAACAGTTCTGTGTAGATCAACTCGTATGGCAAACAACCTGtggatggttaaataatctttggctcgTTAACATCTGGAAACAAATTATTTTACCATCCCCAAGCTATTTCTATTAATGAAACAACAAtgtaaagcatactacgaaggaagtGTCATCGGCGAATGCAAGACTTCCTTTGTTTGATAATATATGATAAGGCACTAAAGGTGTTACAATGACTGGGGACTGTTAGAACCGTGATCAATGTCTTATCAGGACTGGGGACTGCATGATCATCCCTGtagtaaattttaggaatcttccaaattggcaactttatttatttaagcaaatgaatatttatgtaaatttACTTTTAAAGATAAAGGGAATAAATCAAAGTCttgttatttttatcttatttcatgtCCAAATAGTAAGTtagtttattttatcttttaaaaattaacataaacttcaaatacttgtgcaggaatgaacatgagacgtcttcttcaagaGAACCGTAAACATAAGGGGCCTCTCTTATGATACCCTCATAATAAAGAGTAGATTTCGAAAGTgtttatgcccggaatcaaaagcTATCGGATTTGAAAAGATTCCCGAAGCTTTGTCAgttaaataaaaaagaatatttttataCAACACTTAAGCAAAAAGTTTTTTCCATTGAATAAAATGCCGAACTTAGTAAAACATTTCGACATAATTaccaaaagtaaagaaaaatatatacatCAGTTCTTGCTGCCAGAACCCGAAGGAAGAGAATAGTCTTCATTTTCTCTAGTGGGGAGAAGGGTAATCCGCTTCCGGTTCGaggccttcatcttcttcaatttctcCCTCAGTTCTCGAATACTCGGAGTTAGTGTTCGAAGAATCAGAAGCAACGTGCCGAGCATGGAGATTCTCATGAGCAGTTGTCTCCAGCTCCCCGACCTTTCTTCTTCGGTGTGGTTGCAAGATCTCGCTTTCAGTTCAAAAATGTGTACGTAGCTTCCTTGTATAataacctctctctctctctctctctctctctctctctctctctctctctctctctctttctctctctctgaGAGAGTGATCGGGAAGCATTCTCCCCTCCGTATCTGACCCTCAATACATTCATCAATATTAGCAATGCCCTATTTGGCCTCCTCTAAGGTCTTCCTCTTCGTATGATAAATGGCATAGGTTTTCATGAAGACGATTGAATCCTCTTGGTCTTGGAGTGTGGCTCGGAGTTTTTCAATCTTGGATTGAAGCTTTTCATTTTCAGCTTTCATAATGTTGATTTTGGAGTCAAGCTCGACATTGGTTCTTGAATGGAGTTGATTTTTCTCCGTGACCCTTTTGAGTATTTTCTCCATTCTTGCCCTCCTCTCCTCGGCAGTATTGGCCTACTCGGTTTTGGAGCGTAAGCTAGCCTCCAAGTTATTAACTTGTTCCATGAAGTCAGACTCACGCTCGGCAGCAAGAGTCACAATATCATGAAGTTCATCCTACTTACCCTTTGCTTCCTTAAGGTTTTCATGTAGCTGGGAAGCTTCCTAGCTATGAGTAATCCTATCTTGTTCAGACTGCTGCAACCGAGCATCGAGGTTATCCATTTGAGCAATTCTTTCCTCCAGCATCGGGAGGCGCTCGACAAGCTGATTTCTTTTGGCCAAAAGTTGATCTCGTTCTGAAGTAAGCTTTTGCTTTTCCAGAATCAACCTTTGCAGGACCTCGGAAGCAAGAAGGTTGGCCTGAGAAAGATCAGTGGTAAGGTTACTAATACGTAGCACAAATTGAAAGGAGATAGAAGGCAATTGTATTTTTACCCTCATCAAGCAACGCATGCTATTGTTTATCAGACACTCCGCAGAAAGAGAGTCCATCATTCTCCAATCTTTCTCCGAGGCCATAgacttcagataattagcaagctccaaCGACTTGGAAAGTATATGGAACTCCTTCGAAACCAAAAGAATGACACTTCATTTTCTATGAGGGTCTTGAGAGGGTACCGAATAAGTATTTCCTAAGATTCCGTGGTCGGGAGACCGTGGAGAAGGGGCATTTCCTACTTGTTCAGTTGGGGCCGGTAGAGAAGAAGTAGCTGGCATAGATGGAGAAGAAATACCTGGTGTAGATGGATATGAAGCAGCTGGAGAAGAAGTTGTTATCGGCCCTGAATTTGGCGGTGGAGGGATGTTAGGAATTGAAATCCTTTGACCAGAAACAATTGTGGGGATTCGAAAACGGGATGAAGCGTTTTCGACTATGTccatcccccctcccccccataGTTCTTGGATGACCTCTGGTGGGGGAGTTTGAAGCTCTCCCGCCTGAGCATCcggttgagctgatgaagatctTTTCCTTCTTTGAAGAGGAGCTTCTTCATCATCGCCTCCTTCTTCATCATCTAGGACTACTGTGGTCGGTCCAGTTGGTGTTTTCTTCGATTTCTTCTCCTGAGTCCCCGCCGAAGAGATACATTTTCTCTTTGGTTTTTTATCCTTAGACTGGGGACTCTAAGAGGAGGCTCCTTCACGAGAAGGTAGAGCGGATTCACGAGTTCTCCTCTGGTTTAAGGCATTTTACAACACCTATTAAGCTTCCTCCGGGTCATCGAGAGCCTCAATATCGGGGCAAATAACTGATCCCTTCAGAAGTGATGTACAGTACAGAAAGGGTAGTCAGTGAATTATTTCTAAGTTATTCGGTAAGATAGGAGGAAGGAAGAATATTtgtttaccatgatttttggctttCCACCCATATTTGAGAGCTATCTCTTTCCACCTTCGGAAT
This window encodes:
- the LOC107765835 gene encoding small ribosomal subunit protein eS1-like, with product MAVGKNKRISKGKKGGKKKAADPYAKKDWYDIKAPSVFDIKNVGKTLVTRTQGTKIASEGLKHRVFEVSLADLQKDEDQSFRKIRLRAEDVQGKNVLTNFWGMDFTTDKLRSLVKKWQTLIEAHVDVKTTDSYTLRMFCIAFTKKRPNQQKRTCYAQSSQIRQIRRKMVEIMRNQASSCDLKELVAKFIPESIGREIEKATSSIFPLQNVYIRKVKILKAPKFDIGKLMEVHGDYSEDVGVKLDRPADETVEAEPEIPGA